One Phenylobacterium hankyongense DNA segment encodes these proteins:
- a CDS encoding phage holin family protein, producing the protein MLAKLVVRAIFAAVGLWLSSRLVAGVHFSNVGSLIAAALLLGIVNAFVRPVVFVLTLPLTIVTLGLFLLVVNAAMIGLVAMLLGGFQVHGLVPGILAAIVTGVVSWIGHLVLRDDRGRRR; encoded by the coding sequence ATGCTCGCCAAACTGGTCGTCCGCGCGATCTTCGCCGCCGTGGGGCTGTGGCTGTCGTCCAGGCTGGTCGCCGGCGTGCACTTCAGCAACGTCGGATCGCTGATCGCCGCCGCCCTGCTGCTGGGGATCGTCAACGCCTTCGTGCGGCCGGTGGTGTTCGTGCTCACCCTGCCGCTCACCATCGTCACCCTGGGCCTGTTCCTGCTGGTGGTGAACGCCGCGATGATCGGCCTCGTCGCCATGCTGCTGGGCGGCTTCCAGGTCCACGGCCTGGTCCCTGGAATCCTGGCCGCCATCGTCACCGGCGTCGTCAGCTGGATCGGCCACCTGGTCCTGCGCGACGACCGCGGCCGCCGCCGCTGA